In Rhinolophus sinicus isolate RSC01 linkage group LG01, ASM3656204v1, whole genome shotgun sequence, the genomic stretch TCACCTCCAGGTTCTCATTCCAACCACCACCATCAGCAGCTGCTGAGTGGGGTTCTGAGCCACGTGACATTACGCACAGCTCAATTCTTCAGCTTCCCAAGGGATCGGGGAGGTGACAGACTGCACTCTACCGGTGCAGAGACCCAGGGCTTCTCTAATGCTGTCCCAGAGGGGCAGGTACTGAATCTGCCCTTGGCTTTCTCTCCAGACAGGGCTGGGGCAGCTCCGCTGAGCTCAGCTGAGGAGCATGGAAGCCCGGCTGGAGTGCCGGCGTGGGGGTCCTGAGGCTCGTTCCCCCCAACGGAAGACGGCGGACTTTCCAAGGCATTTTCACACAGTCAGGTGAGAGCCTCAGTTTACCACCTGTGCCTTTCTATGCGATGACAGAGCAAGACACTGAACTCGGCCAGTGCCCAGGGATTCTGTAAACCTATCAGCGAAGCCAGGCTGGCACTTCAAGTGTCCCTCCTTTGTACTGGGAACCCTTTCCTGTGCCCAGAGAACTGCATGTGTGAATCCAAAGCGATGCAACAGGGTTTTGAGCCCACAGGCCCCGGCCATACCTCATCGGGGTCAGCAAGCTTAAACTCCCATCCGTCCCCAGTCCAGCTGATGAACGGCTGGCAGGATTTGTCAGAGAGCAATTCCAGGAGAAACTGCCACAGCTGGATAGGTCCACTTCCTGGGGAGAGGGAGCATTACATGTTTTTACAGATTTCAAATGTGGCAAGGGTTCAGTCATCCTAATGAAACAAACAGGTGTACGAATGTGAGACCCAACTCTGGGTGCCAAGGTGAAGATGCCATTCCAGGTGCTGGTGACAGCCCTGAATGCTAATGCGGTCAGGCCAGACACCAGATAGAGGCCTTCCTGCAGGCTCCCTACTCCTAGAAAAGGAGTCACAAGGCCCCGGGCTGCTGGATTTGGTCTTTCTGGGGGAAAAAGTACGGGGCCAACCAAGTCTTGGCATCAGAACCTGTCATCCTGGGTAATTGCTCCTTATATAGTAACTTTCAGGGTCTGTTTCTACGAACAGCCGGTGGGACAGGATGGGGGTGCTTGGAGGCGCATTTCGCCACGGACCTAGGCCTGTCATTAGTGGGAATGTGTGCTGTAGCTTTCCTGCCTAACGATGGTGGGTAAACTGCTTAATCCAATATGTGGTTTCCTCCACAGCCATCTGGGCATTTGGCGAGGTCCCCACCGCCTCACTGCCTCTCTGGTGACGCGTATGCTTTGCAAACTGCTCTTCACGTGCCTTTTCTAAAGGATTGGTACTTTGAACCATCCCCTTGTGAAGTAGCATCATAGTAGCACCATCTAAGGACGAGGGGTAAGATGGGGTTCAGAGGCCAGGTGCCCTGTCGTGGGTCACACGCCCATCAGAGCGGTTCTCCAAGACACAAAGGCTGTCATCAATAGGCTTTGCTATGAACCATGGGGACAAAATTTCTGGAGCCAGATGGAACAGGGTTGCTGCTTGTATAACTGAAGAGAGCTGTGCCACTCGGAGCCAATATCCCCATCTGTATAATGGGTTGACAGCACCACCTGCGCTGGGCTGTCCTAAGGCCTATCATACGCCTGGTCAACCACAGAGCTGTCAGGCAGCAAGGGGTCACTAACATGACAGTGAAAAACACCAACACCAGGGCTGTTTATTTTCTGACCAGGCCCTGACCCCTGTGTATGAAAGCTACAACAGTTCTCACACACTCTACATGTATTTTAACACATTTCCATAGTCATTTGTTTTAggtgacagaaaaaaatggatgccTACATATCCTTATTTTAACCTATCAGATTTTTGTAAGTAGGCCTTTTTTAAATCCCCAGTGGCTCCATATGGtcaaaacatgaagaaaaaaaaaaagctcatttaAGGACACAtgaaccaattaaaaaaacaaaaacaaaaattcagtatTTTCACTAACGTGCTGGAAATATCTAATTCTAAAAACAGCTTTAATATTTGTCCCCTGCCTAGAATAGCTCTTGCCCAAACCTTAAAAATAAGATGGGTTTTAGAAGCAAGAAAAGGTAAACAGTTCTGTGTTATTTGAGGCTGGCTTGCCGCCCCTCCCCGAGCCAGCCTACATTCTTTGCACGGGTGAGTCAGCGAGCTAAAGGCTCCCTGCTCCCTGTCCCCTACCCCTCCTCCTGTCCGGAACAGCTGAGCACATCCCAGGTGAGGCAGCGGCCAGTGGATTTTCACCCACGCCACGGAGCAATGTATGAACATCCCAGCAAAGTTggcctttttaaaattcagggaGACAGCATGTCTGGATTCAGGATTACGCTCCACGTATCAAATGTGGGGTGTACATACAATGTGCCCAGACCAGAAACACCCTTGACAAACATGGCTGGagctgggcagggcacagggaaGGTGACAGGAGACCCGGGCACGCACGCTCACCTGTGAAGCCGGCCAGCACGGCCGCAGGTATAACTGGTTTGCCTTGCTCCACTGGGTCGCTCCTCTCTTGGATGTAATCCTTGAAAGACATGGTCGGcttactgaggcacagagactgGCTGCAGTCATCCTCGAAGCTCTCGAAGGAAGGCACCCGCTGCACGTCCAGCAGTGACGACTGGCTATTCCAGGACTGGAGCAGCGAGTCTGAGCTCTCGAAGCTGTCCGCGCCGCTCTCGGGGGGGTCACGGTCTCCGGGCTTCCCTGGCAATGACACCCAGGCACAAGCGTTGACCTCTCCAGGACAATGACATGTCCAACCCTACCGCCAATAAATGATGGCAGCGTCATGGCGAACCACCCATTCAACCGTGTTAGCTGCTGGTGCAGAATCGTGCAGACCCTCACAACGCCCTTACACTGAGGGGTTTATTCTATAGGATTCTACTGCACAACCACACCTTCCACCAACAGTGGGACGAGTAAGTCAGCTGAAGCCTCCCAGAATGGAGAATGATACAGAACACCCAGCACCACAGATGGACCTCAGACCTAACGCTGAGCAAAAGACAAACACGAGAGAGGGAACCTACAGTATGCTTCTACTTATATCAAGTTCAAGAACAGTAACGACCATGATAATGAAAGTCAGGATGCTGGTTCCCTCCCTCTGGGGCTGGGAAGTGGGGTGAGGGAGACTTTTGGGGTGCTGGAAACCGCTCTATCTCCATCTGGGTGGCTGTTACACAGGTGTATATATGGAAACATTCAGCCAGTTGTATATCCTGAGATTTGTGTACCGTGCATATACATCTCCATGAAAAGAAACCTGTCACATTCCTACACTGTCTCCCCACTGGGTGGAGGAATCTAGCCCCAAGAGCAGGGTCTTGTTTACTCAATACCCTCGGACCATGGCCCAGAACGTATCAGGAGCACCCTTAGTAAGCAACTCAGTCGTCTGTGATTGTGACCTAAAGTCACTTAGCATTTGGACAAGCCCCTGACCTCCTCCAGGTGATTAAGCAGCTCATGGCAGTGTCTGACGGTGGCTCACGGAACTGAACCCAAGCCTTACTGAAAGGCCTGCCTGGAGCGTCTCCTTACCGGAACCGTTGGTGAGCAGACTCAGGTTGCTGCCTGTGAAGTCCTGGCTCAGGGAGCAGTAGTTGACACTGACAGTGTCCATCCGAGACTTGGGGAAAATCGGAAACTCCTGCTCAGATCTGAGGGCACTGGGCGCTGCTGTGGACGGACACATGGTGTCCAGGAGGCCACCTTTGGGGTAATTCTGCGTCTGCATTCCATACGGCGCCTGCTCGACACCGAAACCTGGAACAGAGCGACCCGTCAGCACAGCTATTAGGCATGAGTCAGGACCCTCTATGCCTCAACCAACTCGAGCTTGAGCCGTTCTGCATGCGCCAGCCTTCGCAAAGCACCGGTGGGAATGTGGGCTTTGAGGGGCAGGCTTTCCACTAAGTCCTCTTCGTCTCAAACCATGTGTCTTCCCAGCCTTACAGGCCCTTTTACAAAATGCCTGCTGCCTCTGGACCCTGGGTGCGATGCCTCAATGCTGGTATTTCTACAGCTCGAGTGTATCAAGCATGTTCACACCTCTCAGGATGCCAGGGATCACTGGCTCTCGGCTTCCGAGGACACAAGACTCAGACAGACTAAATGATTCGCCCCTCATTGTGTGACTCCTAAGGAGAATCTCCCCGCTctggcgggggggcggggggggtccAACTGTAACCTACACTCACCAGTGTCCTCAACCAGAAGGAAGGACCCAAATTCCATGACACCTTTTTAAACTCCAAAGTTCAGAGCAAATTTAGCATTGCTTTCCACGCACTTCCTGTGCCTGCTGCCTCTCAGTTGTCACACTAGACATGACCATAGCAACCAGCTCACTCCATCCTGCCCTTGCTCTCTGGATGGCCCAGGCTAGCGCCGGCTAATGCAAAAATACGCAAGCCATTTATGCAACATCAAATTTTCTACTAGCCTAAAAATTCTAGTTAAATTTTTACGCAATGTTAATTTTAAgtagcattaaaaaagaaactgggggaattaatttaaaatgtttacttgaCCTAACATACCAATTATCATTTCAATAGGtaatcaacatttataaaattaggaagcagatattttacattctttgtttCATACTAAGACTTCCAGATCCCATGTGCATTATATTCTGACCACATATCTTGATGTGGACCAGCCACATTCCAAGGGCCCAGTAGCTCACTAGCCACGTGTGGCCACCATATGGGGTAGTACGCGTGTAGACCGCACCTTTGGACCTTCCATGAGTTAACAGGATGACTTAAACTGAAGACCTTAAGGGTAGAATCCATTGGACTAACCTAATGAATTGCTATTAATCCAATGAGGAACTGAGTTGAGGTGGCAATTTTCTTCATACTGATCTTCTGTCTTTTCTTGGTTTTCTGAAAGAAAGACACAGGAGAGATAAGATTGCAAATGGAGGTCAAAGCTGCACAAGAAAAAGTTACTTTCTGAATGACTGTTCTATGGTTATTTCAGAACAATTACCATAGATGCATGTAGTGGTTCACATTCAATCTGACGGTCTTCTAAGtcattatgtcttttaaaaaaactagagACAGCAATGCGTTTTTCTAATAACTAGAATAAATTTTCCAACATGAACGCTGTCGTAGGCAttcaaaaattcaattttctattttacaatttGAAAGATCTAGATGGTATATTTAACTCATCTGTGTAGTCAACAGATagttaaatatttgtgaagtaccacctgggccaggctggggctgggactAGAGTAGGTGAGGGACGTGGGTTCAGTTCCTGCCTGTGAGGCTTATGGCCACTGCTTCAAGCCCTGAAAGTGTCCCCAGGGTGCATTGAGTGTTACACAAAGAGAGGGCCACGGTGCTGGGAGTCGAGTCTATAACAGGGACACATGTGCCCAGGAACTTTGAAAGGGGAAAGATTGGTGGCTGTGTGTATGCCCACTTCCTACAAACACACGTAACCCCACGGACACCCACAAATCCAGATCCACACAGACTCGCAGCCAAGTCATAGCAACACAGGCCTGTCTTGCCAACAAACAGACCCTCACCAGAAACTTGTCACATCAGACTTATCCAAGTTGAGGGAAAACGTGAGGTCTTTAAAAACGAGTTTCCTTAGCCCTCAGGAGCCATAACTAAAAGGAGCTGGTGGTTGGATCCTAAGGTCTTTTAAAGATTCTGAGGCTGTAATCGAGTTTTGAAACTCAGTGTTCACTTAAATGAGGAATTCTTCCCTGAAGTCTACAAATGAGCtgattttcttacatttttaacttAAGTGATCCCTCactatgatttttgtcttttttttaaattccatgtaCTTTTAACAACGGTCTCCATACTCTTTTAAGGTCTGAATCAAGTCTTTCTCGCTACATAATGAGAGTTCTTCTGTCAGGGCCAGTTTTTGTGTATCAGTGTGTAAACAGCTGGCAATTACTTCTACTTTgtttaaaatcataaaaccaaaccaaaaaaaaaaagaattctttgtTGGACTCCATCTGGACTGAACGCAGATTGACGCTGAAGCCCCCAGAGTCAGTCTGAGCAGAACTCCCTTTCCTCGAGGCTGACTCGTTCCTTTTGGTTCTGTAAGGTGAGTCACAGCTGGGGGATTCTTGCTGGCCCCAATGTCTGGGCCAACACATACTCCCCTGACGAATGCCGTCCAGCAACGGTGAACAGGTTAGTGAGTAAGGCCTTGTGGCTGCACAGTGCCACACACATACTTAAGTGGATTCAAAGTGGATTCAAATCTATCGTCACCATCACTATTTGACTCACTCCAGGGCGTTTTCGGACAATTGACATCATTTAAACTCTGACCCTATGGTTGGAGAGTGCTgctctccccgcccctcccccctcccccctcccacggCTGGTAGGTACCTTTGATCATCTGCTCCAGATGCTCCCAGAGAATGTCGCCCACGAAGTCAGGTGCCAGCTCCAGAAAACGCTCCTTGCCCAGGTTGCACAATACCTGGCCGTCCATGCCAAACCTCTGGAGATTGACGTTCACCAGACTGAACTCATTGGTAGCCCAGAGAAGCCACTGGCATACCTGCTGCTCCGTCCACAGCCAGGGGTCTATGGGGGAGGGATGACGAAAGATGAAACACACGAGGGGGGAAACATAGAAGGAGGCAGTGAGACCAGAGTCACTCCTTATTTACCCATCAAGTCCACACATGCACCAAAGAGCAACGAAATGAGCCAGACCCCCAGGTAAATGCTAACACCCTGACAACAATGCTGGATTAAGTGTTCAGTGGATGGGACAGGCATAAAAACTGGCTCAGGTTACCCACGTCTCTGCCACTCTCTGCAAGACGCCTTAAGCAAAAGCTTAAAGAAATAACCCATCTCAGGCAACGGCAGTCAAATTCGCTGGTCTAGTCCAGCGCAGACTCAGAAAAGCGACTCTGAGACAAACTTACTCTTGGGAATGCCCAGGCGCCGCTGCTCCTTGCTGAAGCCGCTGAAGGTAGCTTTCAAGGCTTGACTCATCACAGCCTTGCTGCATGGGGTTAACAGCGGCAATTCACAGTTGGTCGTGTCTAGAAAGAAACCCCAGGGGACGTGAGACTTTCAAGCTGGCAATATCAGACGGAGAATTTAGGGGAGAAATCTTAGTTTGTAGGAAAGAACAATGTGGATCTCAAACCTTTGCggaattccttaaaaatatataaatatatacaaaaatttttttcaactgaaatggaaaaaagcaCTACACGCCTCATAACTTCACTTGTTAAAAAATTCTAAAGTAAAACCTCAGTTTTATTTTACGATGCACAACTTCATAAAGCAGTTATGCCTGggtaaaatgtctatttaagtctattttaaaattttagacaaTGAGAGAAATGACATGGTTGTTGGCCAAAAGGCTTAAGGGATTGTAAATATATAATCTGGAAGTTAATTTCATTAAACTAAGCAGCAAAGAGACTGGGAGAATAGTATGAACACACAGCCCCCAGCACCGTAAAGTTCGCACAGCGTCTTCaagttttattgaaaaacaatctTCTCTGGATTCCCTCAGCAATTTCAAGAATGATAAGTGACGGTCACATGCTGGCACGCTTACGCAAGCACATGtgtattaattaattttctgGGCTGTATTTTCTAGCACCTACTTCATATGACAAAGTAACCTCTGGAATGTTTCCAAGTAATAAGTATCACAGTAATTGCAGAGGCATTGTCTGACATGCTTGTCCTTTATAAAGAGTAAACAGTGATATTAAGAACTACAGAAGTAAATACAGATGGGTACGCGTTAGCAAGAATTATCTGTTGCCCCAAAACGCCAAGGGGGATGATCTAAGTGGGAATCCAGGATGAAAAATTGGGGTGCATTTTAATGTGCATTGGGTTTGCTTTGCTGGGTGGACCTGGGAGCTTCTGGGTTGAAAACAACACCTTAATGGAAATCTCAGGGTCCCCTGCAGTTTGCCAATAGCAGGACATTTGCTCTCCCTGGGGTGTGTCTGGCAGTGGCAGGGGAGACACCAGTCACCACTCTCATCAAAAAGGAAAGCTGTCTTGTCCCAGGCCCAGAGCCTCTATCTGACTTACCCACCAAAGACTCAAGACACTAACACTCATCACTTAGGAACTGTCATCTCTTTATTTACTGCACTACTTAGGGCAATCAGGCAAAATGTGTCAAGGTTACCATGAGACACAGAATCCAGGCCTGTAGGCACCTCCTGGAGTGCTTGGTCTTCATTCAGGGAGGGCAAAACAGCAAACAGGGACCCATCAAAGGTGTCAAAAGCTGGCTGGCGCtgcaaaacaagaacaaaacaatggCTACAGCAAAAcacaggacagaaaagaaaatgcaaatagagTACTTATGCTTATTTAATTACCCGTTTTCAAAGGAGCCTGTGGGTAATCTCACCTATCCACCAATATGTCCTGATTAAACTGGCCATTGTAAAGCCACACCTGGAACGACCAGCAGCACTCCAAAGAGACTTCAGGGATGGCCCTGAGTGACCAAAAGGATTCTATTTCACTCTGGGTCATTTAGTCACCCTCACAGGAATCAGATCGACTGGGAATTTATTCTTAATGGCCTCATCCATTTAACTTAATAAATTAAGTAAACAAATCTAAAAATACTAGAGTCATAGGAGAACATTGGGGGGAAGGGCCTCAGAGACCACCTGGCCCTTCTGCTCTGTGGATCGGAGAGAAAATCTAGTCGGGCTACGTATGTAAGAAAAATGATGCCTGGCAAGGTCATTTCAGGtttaaaacaaaaggcaaatgactgaatgaaaattgaaaatcaaacaatgaaataaattatctGTGGAAGTATTTATTTTGAAGCATTCACAATGAAACACTTTTAACTAAAACTAAATGTTTTTCCTCATCAATTCCAACGGTTCAGAAAATAGTGAAACACAGGGccggccagtggctcaggtggttggagcaccgaggtcgccggttcgattcccatatgggccagtgaacCGCACCCTTTatagattgtgaacaacggctctccctggagctgggctgctgtgagctgccatgagcggtgagtggctggcagccactgtgagcagctggcaagagctgctgaGTGGCTGACCCACGAATGGCCACCGACTGcatcagccggggggagcgcaaggctcataataccagcatgggccagggagctgtgtcctacacaactagactgaggaaCAATGGCTTGAACCCGAGTGACGGCagggttggggggggaggggcggcggaaaaatgggaggaaaaaaacgtaaaatacatgagaaaattCCTTAaggtttaattttataaaagtaaagtgGATTAAAAAGacgccccccctgccccccagacaCCGGTCACCTATTATCTACAGTTtaggggaaagaagaggagagatacacagagaaagacaaaacctCACACTGTGGATTTCTGATAATCTCATTTAACATCCATGAAAGAAATAGCCTTTAATGTAAGTAGACAGCTAAGTTGTTTTATAAGGAACAATTAAGGTCCTGATTCATCATTGCCTAATTTGTTGAGGACAAAAAcgtgaagaaatatatttttccaacatAAGCTGGAAATCCCATGTTATGTGTAATACAATGACCCATTTGTTGAGtcatcaataaaaaaatgtgtaatacaTTTACAAACAAAATCAGTGTGTGctttctttttagaaatgcagaacaaTGAATGATGCATTGCGTAAGAGGGCAGGCAGAAGTTGGAGCTTGGCCCAAAACACTCAAGACAATGATGTGCAATGATGGAGTCCAGCCCCCCAAAACCCAAAGCAATGATGTCCGACAGATGTCCCAAGACGTCGAGGGAAAACCAGTAAGGCAAGTATCAAATACTCATCCAGATTACTTTATAATTTTGGACTAATTTAGTGTGAAATATCCAATTGACTTCTTAAATTTCTACTAGCATTGCGCAGGTGATTAAGAAATGCCTTTCCTTTGCTGACCGtaaattcttttcttaaaatcaggAAGTCAAAAGACAATGATGCAAATTCATGCTGCGTATTTCAACATATCACTGTTAGTGACTGTTTCTACTCCAAACCCAGAAATTGCATGGACATCATTACATTCTTTTAAtttacagaatttttctttttaggggTGTGGTTTCAAACTTAGTACTATGTCTTGTACAGTTTCTTCCATGCTGAAAACTGTCTGGTCAGATCTAACAAGAAAATGCACTAGGCTGAACTTGGATGACCGTCACAAATACTCAAGAGAGGCCTGAGCCCAATTTGGCTCTTTGGACCCCATCCAACAGTGATCTACAGAGGAAAATATAACATGCCAGCAAGAGACCTATTTATACAGAACACTGAGCTTGGAGGAAGCCAATCTAAAAATCACTGCTTCTGAGATATGATTACTACACAAAGCTAAAAACAATTAAATCTCTCCTATCTCGCTCTCACATGTGGAGAAGGCAAATGGGAAATTATCAGTTTGTGCTGCTAAAGAATGTTCCCAAGAGGAATGAAGACAGAAGCTATGTGAAAtttgtttgttatgcagcagagAACGCTTTCATCTGTAATCTGTTTTTTTGGGAGAGGGTTTACAGAAACAGGCTGCCTACAACCCAGTGGGTTCTGCCCCCTCTGATGGAAGCAGCAGCTGCAGTGGGGCCTGCCTGCTTCTTTCAGGCAATTCCACTTCACTTCTGAAACAGCTTTCCCATCATCCAAAGAAACTCCTAGGGATCAACCTCTCCAGCTCTGTTCCACTGAGAACCATAAGTTTTTCCCACCTGGTAGGAGTCTCAGAACTAAACTACAAAGACCTCACCTTCTACAAATTAAATGGTTTCATGTCTTGGAGGACAAATAGGATGAGCATCAGGATACCCACTTTATAGActagaaaactgaggtccagagagattaAGCAAACAGTCtagagtcacacagccagtaaatttAAAGCTGGGGCTACAATAGGTTTTTGGGACCCAGCCCATTGTGTTTCCTCCTAGAGACTGAGCTCTccaaacttctttaaaaagtttttattaagaCTTGCTCACTCACCTTGAGTGTCCCTCGGTAACTGTTAGACACAGGGGCCACCTGGTCCATGTTCTTGATTCCAAAAtcattcatcttaaaaaaaaaaaaaaaaagaaaaagaggaaaaggaaaataaaggaagcaTCAGAGGCAACAAATCAagcattgcatttttaaagagacGTCATGCGCTGCATTGACACTTAATTCTGGCTGAGTCTGTCAAGTTCTACAGCATAACAGTTACTCAGAAATGAACGCCAGGAATTCTTCTTTAAAAGGCCTTTCCCTCCAAGGGTATGCGATTGAAGTAGTTAAATAATAACGCGGATTCCCCACTGACTTCCACTTAGATAAAGTCACTTTCTGGCTGGCTGCTCAGAGCCTCCCAAGGCAGCCTGTGTCGCTGCATAACAGGAGCGGGAAGAGCTGCGGTTCACGGCCACTTCCAGGGTCAGCTCAGGGTGCTGGCCTGGAGGGGTGCCCCGCGCGGGCCACCTCCCGTCTGCCCCAGGCAGTCAGCTGGACCTGGAAGCTTCAGGGGTGACCCGCCCCTGCCCTGGCAGCTCCCGGTGTTTCCAGATCTAGGAAGGCATGCTGGGAGGAGCCACAGGCGCCCCCTCCTCCAAGCTGTGAGGAAGCCTGTGCGCCTGCGCCTGGCAAGGAGATCAAAGGGAGAACCACTGCTACAGATCAAACCCTCCTGGATCGTCCCAGAGTCTCCAGCGGCATTGTGTGTCACTCAGCCATGCATTGCTTCAAGAAGAACTAATTCTGACCACAGATCTGCCTTACTCGCTTTGATAGTATCTGGGCTGATACTAGACCTGCGCTGACCAATGTGGTAGCCACCAGCCCCGTGTGGCTACGGAGCGCTTCGCACATGGCTGCGGCAGACTGAGGCTTGCTCTGCATGGAAAATGCACACATGATGATTTCAAAAATTTcgttaaaaaaagttaaatatcttgGCAATAACTTTATATTCACTGCttgtttatataattaaaaaaacatattcagttaattaaaatatactgaaatTAGTTTCAcctgttttaaagatttaatgtGGCTATCAGAAAATTTATAGTTACATTTGTGGCTTGCAGTTGGATGGTGCTGCAATAGACTGAGAACTTATTTGGCGccctaaaatgtaatttttgGCCAGGTGAGTTATATATTAATAAGTGAGAGGGGTACATAGATAATGCCACCAGAGTGTCAGacaaaaaaaacagcaactaAAAACTCATTTCCAAGTAACTGGGTTAACACTGCTGATAGTAACCTTtatcccttctctccctcccctcttccaggCCAAGGAACTGAAGGCCTATAAGGAAGCTTTATGGGGTCCCACTAATTGCCCACCCCCATGATCTCCACTGGGTGATCCCACCTGTTACAACCAAGAACT encodes the following:
- the ETS2 gene encoding protein C-ets-2, giving the protein MNDFGIKNMDQVAPVSNSYRGTLKRQPAFDTFDGSLFAVLPSLNEDQALQEVPTGLDSVSHDTTNCELPLLTPCSKAVMSQALKATFSGFSKEQRRLGIPKNPWLWTEQQVCQWLLWATNEFSLVNVNLQRFGMDGQVLCNLGKERFLELAPDFVGDILWEHLEQMIKENQEKTEDQYEENCHLNSVPHWINSNSLGFGVEQAPYGMQTQNYPKGGLLDTMCPSTAAPSALRSEQEFPIFPKSRMDTVSVNYCSLSQDFTGSNLSLLTNGSGKPGDRDPPESGADSFESSDSLLQSWNSQSSLLDVQRVPSFESFEDDCSQSLCLSKPTMSFKDYIQERSDPVEQGKPVIPAAVLAGFTGSGPIQLWQFLLELLSDKSCQPFISWTGDGWEFKLADPDEVARRWGKRKNKPKMNYEKLSRGLRYYYDKNIIHKTAGKRYVYRFVCDLQNLLGFTPEELHAILGVQPDTED